Proteins from a genomic interval of Medicago truncatula cultivar Jemalong A17 chromosome 3, MtrunA17r5.0-ANR, whole genome shotgun sequence:
- the LOC25489620 gene encoding heat shock 70 kDa protein 17 has product MARLLTKLTLIVSILAFLFSPSHSAVFSVDLGSESLKVAVVNLKPGQSPISVAINEMSKRKSPVLVSFHDGDRLLGEEAAGLVARYPQKVYSQMRDLIGKPYASAKKFLDSMYLPFEAKENSSRGTVSFVVDENGTEYSPEELTAMILTYAANLAEFHSKIPIKDAVIAVPPYFGQAERRGLLQAAELAGINVLSLINEYSGAALQYGIDKDFSNESRHVVFYDMGSSSTYAALVYFSSYKSKEYGKTVSVNQFQVKDVRWNPELGGQHMELRLVEYFANEFNAKVGGGIDVRKFPKAMAKLKKQVKRTKEILSANTAAPISVESLHGDVDFRSTITREKFEELCEDIWEKSLLPLKELLEHSGLSTDQIYAVELIGGATRVPKLQAKLQEFLGRKELDRHLDADEAIVLGAALHAANISDGIKLNRKLGMVDGSLYEFVVELNGPDLLKSESSRQLLVPRMKKLPSKMFRSINHDKDFEVSLAYESEHHLPPGVTSPLIAQYQISGLTETSGKYSSRNLSSPIKANIHFSLSRSGILSLDRADAVIEITEWVEVPKKNLTIENSTISSNVSDDSGAKNNSEENNESVQSDSGINKTSNTSAEEQAAAEPATERKLKKRTFRVPLKIVEKLTGPGMSLSKDFLAEAKTKLQALDKKDEERKRTAEFKNNLEGYIYTTKEKIEILEEFEKVSTSEERQSFVEKLDEVQDWLYTDGEDANATEFQERLDKLKAVGDPIFFRLKELTARPAAVEHARKYIDELKQIVEEWKAKKSWLPKERVDEVIDVAEKLKNWLDEKETEQKKTSGFSKPAFTSEEVILKVLDLQNKVASINRIPKPKPKIQKPAKNETESNEQNTDNSNSDQSSNSEGQNEEKVDEQPETRDEL; this is encoded by the exons ATGGCGCGGCTCCTTACGAAGCTGACGCTAATCGTATCTATTCTCGCGTTCCTCTTCTCTCCGTCGCATTCCGCTGTATTCAGCGTAGATCTCGGTTCCGAATCGCTCAAGGTAGCGGTTGTTAATCTAAAACCCGGTCAAAGTCCGATCTCCGTTGCGATCAACGAAATGTCGAAGCGAAAATCACCTGTTCTCGTTTCATTTCACGACGGCGACCGTCTCCTCGGCGAAGAAGCCGCCGGTTTAGTCGCACGGTATCCGCAAAAAGTTTACTCACAAATGCGTGACTTAATCGGAAAACCATACGCTTCCGCTAAGAAATTTCTAGATTCAATGTACTTACCTTTTGAAGCGAAGGAGAATTCTTCACGCGGTACAGTGAGTTTTGTTGTTGACGAAAACGGTACAGAGTATTCGCCTGAGGAATTAACGGCGATGATTTTGACTTATGCTGCGAATTTGGCGGAGTTTCATTCGAAAATTCCGATCAAAGACGCGGTGATTGCTGTTCCGCCTTATTTTGGACAAGCGGAACGGAGAGGATTGCTTCAGGCGGCGGAGTTGGCGGGGATTAATGTGCTTTCGTTGATTAATGAATACTCCGGTGCGGCGTTGCAGTATGGGATTGATAAGGATTTCTCCAATGAGTCGAGGCATGTTGTTTTTTATGATATGGGTTCGAGTAGTACCTATGCTGCACTTGTGTATTTTTCATCTTATAAGAGTAAAGAGTATGGGAAGACAGTTTCGGTGAATCAATTTCAG GTTAAGGATGTGCGTTGGAACCCTGAACTGGGTGGTCAGCATATGGAATTGAGATTGGTGGAGTATTTTGCTAATGAATTCAATGCAAAAGTTGGTGGTGGAATAGATGTCAGAAAATTTCCCAAGGCCATGGCTAAGTTAAAGAAACAGGTTAAACGAACAAAAGAAATTCTTAGCGCAAACACTGCAGCTCCCATTTCAGTTGAGTCGCTTCACGGTGATGTGGACTTCAG GAGCACAATAACCCGTGAGAAGTTTGAAGAGCTCTGTGAAGATATTTGGGAAAAATCTCTTTTACCGCTGAAAGAGTTGCTCGAGCATTCAGGCTTGTCAACAGATCAAATATATGCAGTGGAGTTAATTGGAGGTGCTACCAGAGTGCCAAAATTACAG GCTAAGCTTCAAGAGTTCCTTGGTAGAAAAGAACTTGATAGGCATCTCGATGCTGATGAAGCAATAGTTCTTGGTGCTGCTCTGCATGCTGCAAATATAAGTGACGGAATCAAATTAAACCGCAAATTAGGAATGGTTGATGGTTCCTTATATGAGTTTGTGGTTGAATTGAATGGTCCTGATCTTCTGAAAAGTGAAAGTTCAAGGCAGTTACTTGTACCCCGGATGAAGAAACTCCCGAGTAAG ATGTTCAGATCCATTAATCATGACAAAGATTTTGAAGTTTCACTGGCTTATGAAAGTGAACATCATTTGCCACCTGGTGTTACCTCTCCTTTAATTGCTCAATACCAGATATCTGGATTAACAGAAACAAGCGGGAA ATACTCATCTCGGAATCTGTCATCCCCCATTAAGGCAAATATACATTTCTCTCTTAGTAGAAGTGGAATTCTTTCTCTGGATCGAGCAGATGCTGTTATTGAAATTACAGAGTGGGTGGAAGTTCCCAAGAAAAACTTGACCATAGAGAATTCAACTATTTCGTCAAATGTATCAGATGATTCTGGTGCTAAGAACAATTCTGAGGAAAACAATGAAAGTGTGCAAAGTGATAGTGGTATTAATAAGACGTCCAACACGAGCGCAGAAGAGCAAGCTGCTGCTGAACCCGCTACCGAAAGAAAGCTGAAAAAGCGGACCTTTAGGGTACCATTGAAG ATTGTTGAGAAGTTAACAGGACCAGGGATGTCTCTATCGAAAGATTTTCTTGCTGAAgctaaaacaaaattacaagcACTAgacaaaaaagatgaagaaaggaaaaGGACAGCAgagttcaaaaataatttagaaggatatatatataccaCTAAGGAAAAG ATTGAAATTCTTGAGGAGTTTGAAAAAGTTTCTACGAGTGAGGAACGTCAGTCCTTTGTTGAGAAGCTTGACGAG GTGCAAGATTGGTTGTATACAGATGGTGAAGATGCCAACGCTACCGAGTTTCAAGAGCGTCTAGATAAGTTAAAAGCTGTTGGAGATCCAATTTTCTTCAG GTTAAAAGAGCTTACAGCTCGACCAGCGGCAGTTGAGCATGCCCGTAAATACATTGATGAGCTGAAACAG ATTGTAGAAGAGTGGAAAGCAAAGAAGTCTTGGCTCCCAAAAGAACGTGTAGATGAG GTGATTGATGTTGCAGAAAAGTTAAAGAACTGGTTGGATGAGAAAGAAACTGAACAAAAGAA GACTTCTGGATTCAGTAAGCCTGCATTTACATCTGAAGAAGTAATCTTAAAGGTGTTAGATCTACAAAACAAG GTTGCCAGTATTAATAGAATccccaagcccaagcccaagATTCAGAAGCCTGCAAAGAACGAAACTGAGAGCAATGAGCAGAATACCGATAATTCTAATTCTGATCAATCCTCTAATTCAGAAGGCCAAAACGAAGAAAAGGTTGACGAGCAACCTGAAACTCGTGATGAGTTATGA
- the LOC25489621 gene encoding carnosine N-methyltransferase isoform X1, which produces MEDAEEEQRRRLKLEEALEIQSLRRIISAYLNYPDAADEDVRRYERSFRKLPPAHKALLSHYPLKFQRLRRCISLNSHFIFSMLQAFEPPLDMSQDIDLSEDQHPEYAQNDHLFREGIDSCSCESAPLRITCSVSNRHGCVESNNDSCRSSVLVHPNEEMSIDSHHQSDTGSHPSNTIHAKETSGYGEITIADSNENATVTSSQQQWLDPSFQLNVPLVDVDKVRCIIRNIVRDWAVEGQKERDQCYKPILEELNLLFPNRSEESPPACLVPGAGLGRLALDISSLGFICQGNEFSYYMMICSSFILNHCQTVGEWTIYPWIHSNCNSLSDSDQLRPVTIPDIHPASAGITEGFSMCGGDFVEVYSDPGQKGSWDAVVTCFFIDTAHNIVEYIEVISNILKDGGVWINLGPLLYHFADTYGQDEMSIELSLEDVKRIALHYGFEFEKERTVETTYTTNPKSMMQNRYFAAFWTMRKKATAAQQQVP; this is translated from the exons ATGGAAGACGCTGAAGAGGAACAACGTCGTCGTTTGAAGCTTGAAGAAGCTCTTGAAATTCAATCTCTCAGACGTATCATTAGCGCTTACCTTAA CTATCCTGATGCCGCGGATGAGGATGTTAGAAGATATGAGAGATCTTTTAGGAAGCTTCCACCCGCCCATAAG GCTTTGTTATCCCACTATCCTCTAAAGTTTCAAAGATTACGCCG GTGTATATCGTTGAACTCTCATTTCATATTCAGCATGCTTCAG GCATTTGAACCTCCACTTGATATGAGTCAGGACATAGATTTAAGTGAAGATCAACATCCTGAATATGCCCAAAACGACCATTTATTTCGTGAAGGGATTGATTCTTGTTCATGTGAATCAGCCCCTTTGAGAATAACATGTTCTGTATCTAATCGACATGGTTGTGTGGAGAGCAACAATGATTCATGCAGATCATCAGTACTGGTGCATCCCAATGAG GAGATGAGCATTGACAGTCACCATCAGTCAGATACTGGTAGCCATCCTTCAAACACGATACATGCTAAAGAGACTAGTGGATATGGTGAAATAACTATTGCTGATTCCAATGAAAAT GCCACAGTTACCTCATCACAGCAACAATGGTTGGATCCATCTTTCCAGTTGAATGTTCCTTTAGTTGATGTGGATAAG GTACGATGTATTATAAGGAACATAGTTAGGGACTGGGCTGTAGAG GGTCAAAAGGAGCGAGATCAGTGCTACAAGCCTATTCTTGAAGAGCTTAATCTCTTATTTCCTAATCGTAGTGAAGAGAG TCCACCTGCTTGTTTAGTTCCTGGTGCTGGACTTGGTCGGCTGGCTTTGGACATTTCAAGTTTAG GATTTATCTGTCAGGGAAATGAATTTTCATACTACATGATGATATGCTCAAGTTTTATTCTTAACCA TTGCCAAACTGTTGGTGAGTGGACAATATATCCTTGGATTCACAGCAATTGCAATTCACTATCAGATAGTGATCAACTTCGTCCTGTTACGATACCAGATATTCATCCTGCCAG TGCAGGAATTACTGAAGGCTTTTCCATGTGTGGAGGTGACTTCGTTGAAGTCTACAGTGATCCAGGCCAAAAAG GTTCATGGGATGCAGTTGTAACTTGTTTCTTTATTGATACTGCTCACAATATTGTTGAGTACATTGAagttatttcaaatattttgaaagaCGGAGGA GTTTGGATAAATTTGGGCCCTCTACTTTATCACTTTGCAGATACGTACGGACAAGAT GAAATGTCCATTGAATTAAGCTTAGAAGATGTTAAAAGGATTGCGTTGCATTATGGATTTGAATTTGAG AAAGAAAGGACTGTTGAGACAACCTACACGACCAATCCTAAATCAATGATGCAA AATCGTTACTTCGCTGCATTTTGGACAATGAGAAAGAAAGCCACTGCAGCTCAGCAGCAAGTGCCTTGA
- the LOC25489621 gene encoding carnosine N-methyltransferase isoform X2 → MEDAEEEQRRRLKLEEALEIQSLRRIISAYLNYPDAADEDVRRYERSFRKLPPAHKALLSHYPLKFQRLRRCISLNSHFIFSMLQAFEPPLDMSQDIDLSEDQHPEYAQNDHLFREGIDSCSCESAPLRITCSVSNRHGCVESNNDSCRSSVLVHPNEATVTSSQQQWLDPSFQLNVPLVDVDKVRCIIRNIVRDWAVEGQKERDQCYKPILEELNLLFPNRSEESPPACLVPGAGLGRLALDISSLGFICQGNEFSYYMMICSSFILNHCQTVGEWTIYPWIHSNCNSLSDSDQLRPVTIPDIHPASAGITEGFSMCGGDFVEVYSDPGQKGSWDAVVTCFFIDTAHNIVEYIEVISNILKDGGVWINLGPLLYHFADTYGQDEMSIELSLEDVKRIALHYGFEFEKERTVETTYTTNPKSMMQNRYFAAFWTMRKKATAAQQQVP, encoded by the exons ATGGAAGACGCTGAAGAGGAACAACGTCGTCGTTTGAAGCTTGAAGAAGCTCTTGAAATTCAATCTCTCAGACGTATCATTAGCGCTTACCTTAA CTATCCTGATGCCGCGGATGAGGATGTTAGAAGATATGAGAGATCTTTTAGGAAGCTTCCACCCGCCCATAAG GCTTTGTTATCCCACTATCCTCTAAAGTTTCAAAGATTACGCCG GTGTATATCGTTGAACTCTCATTTCATATTCAGCATGCTTCAG GCATTTGAACCTCCACTTGATATGAGTCAGGACATAGATTTAAGTGAAGATCAACATCCTGAATATGCCCAAAACGACCATTTATTTCGTGAAGGGATTGATTCTTGTTCATGTGAATCAGCCCCTTTGAGAATAACATGTTCTGTATCTAATCGACATGGTTGTGTGGAGAGCAACAATGATTCATGCAGATCATCAGTACTGGTGCATCCCAATGAG GCCACAGTTACCTCATCACAGCAACAATGGTTGGATCCATCTTTCCAGTTGAATGTTCCTTTAGTTGATGTGGATAAG GTACGATGTATTATAAGGAACATAGTTAGGGACTGGGCTGTAGAG GGTCAAAAGGAGCGAGATCAGTGCTACAAGCCTATTCTTGAAGAGCTTAATCTCTTATTTCCTAATCGTAGTGAAGAGAG TCCACCTGCTTGTTTAGTTCCTGGTGCTGGACTTGGTCGGCTGGCTTTGGACATTTCAAGTTTAG GATTTATCTGTCAGGGAAATGAATTTTCATACTACATGATGATATGCTCAAGTTTTATTCTTAACCA TTGCCAAACTGTTGGTGAGTGGACAATATATCCTTGGATTCACAGCAATTGCAATTCACTATCAGATAGTGATCAACTTCGTCCTGTTACGATACCAGATATTCATCCTGCCAG TGCAGGAATTACTGAAGGCTTTTCCATGTGTGGAGGTGACTTCGTTGAAGTCTACAGTGATCCAGGCCAAAAAG GTTCATGGGATGCAGTTGTAACTTGTTTCTTTATTGATACTGCTCACAATATTGTTGAGTACATTGAagttatttcaaatattttgaaagaCGGAGGA GTTTGGATAAATTTGGGCCCTCTACTTTATCACTTTGCAGATACGTACGGACAAGAT GAAATGTCCATTGAATTAAGCTTAGAAGATGTTAAAAGGATTGCGTTGCATTATGGATTTGAATTTGAG AAAGAAAGGACTGTTGAGACAACCTACACGACCAATCCTAAATCAATGATGCAA AATCGTTACTTCGCTGCATTTTGGACAATGAGAAAGAAAGCCACTGCAGCTCAGCAGCAAGTGCCTTGA